A single window of Halobacillus naozhouensis DNA harbors:
- a CDS encoding STAS domain-containing protein, producing the protein MEFTFDSTFKLRDFVEENNQIFESTLLSEAVNVKDKISKILEIGNIDLVNNAHKLVVYIINGEEKELNKFAKQEGIAWATHSIELSFKLEWVQAIRRTLWNFIERYYKLAQKRNIEEFFELELEINDRVDGFLNSFFISYSTYKDSLIHAQRELVENLSVPIIPINQSVSILPLIGSVDSSRADILKEKVLTEVSRLGMQTLIIDLSGIASMDREIIFDLMKIIDGISMMGCKTVITGLRKEIVTEMTDPGLSFNQNTKTLATLQQALSEHFIVKE; encoded by the coding sequence ATGGAATTTACTTTTGACTCAACCTTTAAGCTAAGAGACTTCGTGGAAGAGAATAACCAGATTTTTGAAAGTACACTATTATCAGAAGCAGTAAATGTCAAAGATAAAATTAGCAAAATCCTTGAGATAGGTAATATTGATCTTGTCAATAATGCGCATAAACTAGTTGTTTATATTATAAATGGTGAAGAGAAGGAACTTAATAAGTTTGCCAAACAAGAAGGTATCGCCTGGGCTACTCACTCCATAGAATTATCATTTAAGTTGGAGTGGGTACAAGCTATCCGAAGAACCTTATGGAATTTTATAGAACGATATTATAAATTAGCACAGAAAAGGAATATTGAGGAGTTCTTTGAATTGGAACTAGAAATAAATGACCGAGTGGATGGATTTTTAAATTCATTCTTTATTAGTTACTCTACATACAAGGATTCATTAATTCATGCCCAAAGAGAGTTAGTAGAAAATTTATCGGTTCCGATTATCCCCATCAATCAATCTGTTTCTATTTTGCCATTAATCGGTTCTGTAGACTCCTCTCGAGCTGATATTCTTAAAGAGAAGGTATTGACAGAAGTTTCAAGGTTAGGAATGCAAACATTAATTATAGATTTATCGGGAATTGCATCTATGGATAGGGAAATTATTTTCGACTTAATGAAGATTATTGATGGCATATCTATGATGGGATGCAAGACTGTTATTACAGGGTTAAGAAAGGAAATTGTAACAGAGATGACAGACCCGGGACTTTCATTTAATCAAAATACGAAAACTTTAGCGACTTTACAACAGGCATTAAGTGAACACTTTATCGTCAAAGAATAG
- a CDS encoding Na+/H+ antiporter NhaC family protein, with product MGWLSIIPFVVVIAAAIWTKQVVPSLLFAVIVAGYLAEPHWLNGMLTAVQFIIQGLQDENNLKIIIFLYAFSAMIGIVRMSGGIKGFVKAATEKVENKRGAFILSWLSALGTFSTPSFRIVTIAPVMKAMRRKIPMSKQEIGFVIETTASPLVAVIPVATAFVGYMTSVVELSIHQAGTPGDPYTLFLQSIPFNFFAFAMLLLGFYLSFFHRSKKKATDAEKKNNQGNDQQDDDQWEDCHPSVKKDLPAKPWNLILPLASVIILTFAFMYAIGIEKGKSGFQALINDNVLGAMVLAVVLTLIWFVVYLKFSKEPLRKQMKELIEGGNEMMGVILLLAMVWGLSKGTAALGFAETISSWFNWIPSGYVAVVIFVLGCGLAYFIGSAWGAWGILMPVALSIAVTAGSFLPIVIGAVFASGTFGAFASPLSDDTNTTAGILNLNTIEYAKFKLKPGLMAAGVAALGYLALAIFM from the coding sequence ATGGGTTGGTTATCGATTATTCCTTTTGTTGTCGTCATTGCTGCGGCAATTTGGACAAAGCAGGTAGTTCCAAGCTTACTATTTGCCGTGATTGTTGCCGGATATTTAGCAGAACCTCACTGGTTAAATGGCATGCTTACTGCTGTCCAATTCATTATTCAAGGGCTTCAAGATGAAAATAATTTGAAAATCATCATCTTCCTATACGCTTTTTCCGCCATGATTGGAATCGTACGCATGTCGGGGGGAATAAAGGGATTTGTTAAGGCAGCTACAGAAAAAGTAGAGAATAAGCGAGGGGCTTTTATTTTATCGTGGTTGTCTGCGTTGGGAACGTTTAGTACACCGAGTTTTCGTATTGTGACAATCGCCCCTGTAATGAAAGCAATGCGCAGAAAGATTCCCATGTCAAAACAGGAGATCGGCTTTGTTATTGAAACGACGGCCTCGCCACTCGTGGCTGTTATACCTGTGGCGACAGCATTTGTGGGCTACATGACCTCAGTTGTTGAACTTTCCATTCATCAGGCCGGGACACCCGGAGACCCCTATACCCTTTTTCTACAAAGTATTCCCTTTAACTTCTTTGCCTTTGCGATGCTGCTTCTCGGATTTTATTTAAGTTTCTTTCATCGTTCGAAAAAAAAAGCAACAGATGCGGAAAAGAAAAATAATCAAGGGAACGATCAGCAGGATGATGACCAGTGGGAGGATTGCCACCCCTCTGTGAAAAAAGACCTTCCGGCTAAACCATGGAATTTAATTTTACCGCTTGCCAGTGTCATTATCCTTACGTTTGCCTTCATGTATGCGATTGGTATCGAAAAGGGGAAATCTGGATTCCAGGCCTTAATTAATGACAATGTGCTGGGAGCCATGGTGTTAGCGGTTGTTTTAACACTGATTTGGTTTGTCGTTTACTTGAAGTTTTCTAAAGAACCACTCCGCAAACAGATGAAAGAACTGATTGAGGGCGGTAATGAGATGATGGGAGTAATCTTGCTGCTTGCGATGGTGTGGGGGTTGAGTAAGGGCACAGCCGCACTTGGCTTTGCCGAAACGATTTCCTCCTGGTTTAATTGGATTCCATCTGGATATGTAGCGGTTGTTATTTTTGTTCTAGGTTGTGGACTTGCCTATTTCATTGGATCAGCGTGGGGCGCCTGGGGAATTCTGATGCCTGTTGCTCTTTCTATTGCAGTAACGGCAGGAAGCTTTCTCCCCATTGTGATTGGAGCCGTGTTCGCGAGTGGGACATTCGGGGCCTTTGCTTCCCCTCTAAGTGATGATACAAATACGACGGCAGGAATATTGAATTTAAATACGATCGAGTATGCCAAATTTAAGCTCAAGCCTGGACTAATGGCAGCTGGTGTAGCAGCTTTAGGTTACCTAGCGTTAGCGATATTTATGTAA
- a CDS encoding alkaline phosphatase PhoX gives MNGKSNINRRDFFKISGMSTAAIALGTSGILSLGSKNASAAPGKPKAVGGYGPLVKDPGGILDLPRGFQYRIISEEGGKLSDGRPIPENFDGMAAFNGPHNSTVLVRNHELSGNPKYPVIGKNPYHKDNTGGTTALVVDPNRKVSSEYVSSAGTIRNCAGGATPWGTWLTCEETLEEGHGYVFEVDPHDPENKMSKTPIREMGAFSHEATAIDPATGVVYLTEDGGPSYLYRFLPNDRSQKVGALQKGGTLQAAAMEEMSSASTSDFYTGQKFGIVWKDVDPEKPTFDAGQKGCIPFSRLEGAYFEGGVFWFDDTSAGDKNLGRVYRYIPATNTLELFYESTAANDLEMPDNICITPWGDLWISEDGGGVDRIIGITPEGESYIFAENKINGSELAGPTFSTKGNTFFVNIQNPGLTFAIWGPFARKNAGRRRQMGHAAPPSQYAPQVSDKLSAFAEVQGMSDLEAAAFQRHGMPIL, from the coding sequence ATGAACGGCAAATCTAACATAAATAGACGTGACTTTTTTAAGATTAGCGGAATGAGTACTGCGGCGATAGCACTTGGAACTTCAGGCATCCTTTCCCTTGGCAGCAAGAACGCCTCAGCAGCACCTGGGAAGCCAAAAGCGGTGGGCGGCTATGGACCTTTGGTAAAAGATCCTGGCGGCATTCTTGATCTGCCTCGAGGATTCCAATACCGTATTATCTCTGAGGAAGGCGGTAAGCTTTCGGACGGCCGCCCTATACCGGAGAACTTTGATGGGATGGCCGCCTTCAATGGTCCCCACAATTCCACGGTACTAGTTCGTAACCACGAATTGAGCGGGAATCCCAAGTATCCTGTTATTGGTAAAAACCCATATCACAAAGATAATACGGGCGGTACTACAGCTTTAGTAGTAGATCCAAATCGCAAAGTAAGCAGTGAATATGTATCATCTGCAGGAACCATTCGAAACTGCGCCGGTGGGGCAACTCCATGGGGAACTTGGCTGACTTGTGAGGAAACACTTGAGGAAGGTCACGGCTATGTTTTTGAGGTCGATCCTCATGACCCGGAAAATAAAATGTCCAAAACCCCGATCAGAGAAATGGGCGCCTTTTCACACGAAGCAACGGCCATAGACCCTGCTACAGGGGTTGTTTATCTGACTGAAGACGGTGGTCCAAGCTATCTCTATCGGTTCCTGCCAAATGATCGGAGTCAAAAGGTTGGTGCCCTTCAAAAAGGTGGTACATTACAGGCTGCTGCTATGGAAGAGATGAGCTCAGCTAGTACTAGCGACTTTTATACAGGGCAAAAGTTTGGAATCGTTTGGAAGGATGTTGATCCGGAAAAACCTACATTCGATGCAGGTCAAAAAGGCTGTATTCCTTTCAGCCGTCTGGAAGGGGCTTATTTTGAAGGAGGTGTATTCTGGTTTGACGATACATCGGCAGGTGATAAAAATTTAGGCCGTGTTTACCGTTATATACCGGCTACTAATACATTAGAACTTTTTTACGAATCAACGGCAGCCAATGACTTAGAAATGCCCGATAACATCTGTATTACTCCATGGGGAGATTTGTGGATTTCGGAAGACGGCGGCGGGGTTGATCGAATCATCGGAATTACTCCTGAGGGAGAGTCCTACATCTTTGCAGAAAATAAGATCAACGGTTCAGAATTGGCCGGGCCAACCTTCTCGACGAAGGGCAACACATTCTTCGTAAACATACAAAATCCTGGACTGACCTTTGCTATTTGGGGACCTTTTGCCCGTAAAAATGCTGGACGCAGAAGGCAAATGGGACACGCAGCACCACCATCTCAATATGCACCACAAGTTTCCGACAAACTCTCTGCATTTGCTGAAGTGCAAGGAATGTCTGATTTAGAAGCTGCTGCATTCCAGCGTCACGGCATGCCAATTTTATAA
- a CDS encoding YpzI family protein produces MGRDRQEKKLKKSGRVESDRDQSLDYPGATQLEDAEQARKRNR; encoded by the coding sequence GTGGGCAGAGATCGACAAGAAAAGAAGCTTAAGAAGTCTGGGAGGGTAGAATCTGACCGTGATCAAAGTTTAGATTATCCTGGTGCTACTCAGCTTGAAGACGCAGAACAAGCACGTAAACGAAATAGGTAA
- a CDS encoding M14 family metallopeptidase, which yields MKSKVLTAIVSGVLLLSGTFLTGNTVLAGDNGPSGPNYGGNETIKNERLHSYDEMVEFLEKADKRSEALELEVYGQSVQGRDLYLANFGIDEDNPTILFLTQQHGNETLTTEGALQVIKHLTSNGKQVQEILNNVNVLIAPRLNVDGAEGDVNFSLEDYVAGTHTRYNANGVDLNRDHVERNQPETKALHQNVLQKYQPDYMIDLHHQGTQTTLGDTGELVSGSILYPTNENVDPEVREQSKQLGAVVYNAIDSKGYGLISKYPGSNKPTISRNGLALEYGIATLLLEVRGMADHWYEDYVLGQKSNGYLIQQVVTAMEASLKALADGSIQSADTSFWETLPESNYSGE from the coding sequence ATGAAAAGTAAAGTACTAACAGCAATAGTAAGCGGTGTCTTACTGTTATCGGGAACATTCTTAACAGGAAATACCGTTCTAGCAGGGGATAACGGCCCTAGTGGACCGAACTACGGTGGAAATGAAACAATTAAAAATGAGCGTCTCCACTCCTATGATGAAATGGTGGAATTCTTAGAAAAAGCTGATAAGCGTTCGGAAGCATTAGAGCTTGAAGTGTATGGCCAGTCCGTACAAGGCAGGGATTTATACTTGGCCAACTTCGGCATCGATGAAGATAACCCTACCATATTATTTTTAACTCAGCAGCACGGGAATGAAACGCTGACAACAGAAGGCGCCCTTCAAGTCATTAAACACTTAACTTCTAACGGAAAACAAGTGCAGGAAATCCTTAATAATGTAAATGTACTAATCGCTCCACGGCTAAATGTTGACGGGGCAGAAGGTGATGTCAATTTCTCCTTGGAGGATTATGTTGCCGGCACTCACACTCGTTACAACGCAAATGGTGTTGACCTCAACCGTGACCATGTAGAGCGTAATCAGCCGGAAACAAAAGCATTACATCAAAATGTACTACAAAAATATCAGCCAGATTATATGATTGACCTGCATCATCAGGGGACTCAAACGACTTTAGGGGATACTGGGGAGCTTGTATCCGGATCTATCCTCTATCCAACTAACGAAAATGTAGATCCAGAAGTTCGGGAACAATCAAAACAGCTTGGTGCAGTCGTTTACAATGCAATTGACTCTAAAGGGTATGGTCTTATTTCCAAATACCCTGGCAGTAACAAACCAACGATCAGCAGAAACGGGTTGGCCCTAGAGTATGGAATCGCAACCTTACTACTGGAAGTGCGTGGAATGGCAGACCATTGGTACGAGGATTACGTCTTGGGACAGAAGAGTAACGGTTACCTCATACAACAGGTGGTAACAGCTATGGAAGCGAGCTTGAAGGCGCTTGCTGACGGCTCGATCCAATCCGCCGACACTTCATTCTGGGAAACCCTGCCTGAAAGTAACTACTCTGGTGAATAA
- a CDS encoding Xaa-Pro dipeptidyl-peptidase, with protein MRKRIFLHTTFLLLMLSTVAAVQPAAAEEGNAKSSDVQQIEVVDGKTQPVYSHEEAIRETVFIETSVDSDGDGELDRVHADIIRPKETEQGLKVPVIYEMSPYRAGLNPINFHDVDVPLNPVDHRKPVKKGKNKQEAVSLTENQGATSATVAGASEPSFPGYYDDYFVPRGYAVVLAESLGSGLSNGCATSGGKNETLGTKAVIDWLNGRTKAYDSEGNLVKADWTTGSTGMIGISYNGTLPNAVSTTGVEGLETIVPIAAISSWYDYYRANGAVVAPGGYQGEDTDVLAQAVTTRANPEECNDVLKKLERLQDRETGDYNEYWDERNYVKDANKVEASVLAVHGLNDWNVKMKHLSQWWDALGENNVERKLWLHQSGHANPYYLRNEEWLDTLNKWFDHWLYDIDNNIMEEPMVDIQREDGDWKTYDSWPAKDANGVSLYFQQEGTSLDPKPMSGKNKTTAAFVDNPSITAKTLAENPNSEHENRLVYQTPKLESPLRISGTPEVSIRASIDARAANLTALLVDYAPDGETFEIVTRGWIDPQNRHSISESHSLVPGKEYKFTWGMQPDDYIFEEGHQLGVVLLASDHNYTIRPEAGTKITIDPKRSKVILPIVDGNKAVTFE; from the coding sequence GTGAGGAAAAGAATATTCTTACATACTACGTTTTTATTATTGATGTTATCCACAGTAGCTGCCGTTCAGCCAGCGGCCGCTGAAGAAGGGAATGCAAAGTCTTCAGATGTTCAACAAATTGAAGTGGTGGATGGAAAAACTCAACCGGTTTATTCCCACGAAGAAGCCATCAGGGAAACCGTCTTTATTGAAACATCCGTAGATAGTGACGGGGACGGCGAACTCGATCGTGTTCATGCAGATATCATTCGACCGAAGGAAACGGAACAGGGTTTGAAAGTCCCCGTTATCTATGAAATGAGCCCGTATCGTGCTGGACTTAACCCGATTAACTTTCATGATGTCGATGTGCCTTTAAATCCAGTGGATCATAGGAAGCCTGTGAAGAAAGGTAAAAATAAGCAGGAGGCAGTAAGTCTTACTGAGAATCAAGGCGCAACCAGCGCGACGGTGGCCGGTGCGTCTGAACCCTCTTTTCCTGGCTACTATGATGATTATTTCGTTCCGCGCGGATATGCAGTAGTCCTGGCGGAAAGTTTGGGCAGCGGACTTTCTAATGGGTGTGCAACTTCTGGCGGCAAAAACGAAACACTTGGAACAAAAGCTGTAATTGATTGGTTAAACGGAAGAACAAAAGCTTATGACAGTGAAGGGAATCTGGTTAAAGCTGATTGGACGACAGGCAGTACAGGAATGATCGGCATTTCATATAATGGGACTCTGCCGAATGCTGTCTCCACCACAGGTGTGGAAGGCTTAGAGACGATCGTCCCAATTGCTGCAATCAGCAGCTGGTATGACTATTATCGTGCGAATGGTGCAGTAGTAGCACCAGGAGGTTATCAAGGGGAAGACACAGACGTGCTGGCCCAGGCCGTTACGACACGAGCGAATCCTGAAGAATGTAATGACGTGCTGAAGAAGCTGGAGAGATTACAGGATCGCGAAACAGGCGACTACAATGAGTATTGGGATGAACGGAATTATGTAAAAGATGCTAATAAAGTTGAAGCCAGTGTGTTGGCCGTACATGGTCTTAATGATTGGAATGTTAAGATGAAACACTTATCTCAATGGTGGGATGCCCTTGGGGAAAACAATGTAGAGCGTAAACTTTGGCTCCATCAGAGCGGACATGCCAATCCCTATTACCTTCGTAATGAAGAATGGCTTGATACACTGAATAAATGGTTTGATCATTGGTTGTATGATATTGACAATAATATAATGGAAGAGCCTATGGTAGATATTCAGCGTGAAGATGGGGATTGGAAAACGTATGACTCATGGCCTGCCAAAGATGCCAATGGTGTATCGCTTTATTTCCAGCAGGAAGGAACCAGCCTTGATCCTAAGCCAATGTCAGGAAAAAACAAGACGACAGCCGCGTTTGTAGACAATCCGTCTATAACAGCCAAGACGCTTGCGGAAAATCCAAACAGCGAGCATGAGAATCGTCTCGTTTACCAAACCCCGAAGCTTGAGTCTCCATTGCGGATTAGTGGAACCCCGGAAGTTTCTATTCGGGCAAGCATTGATGCCCGTGCCGCTAATCTCACTGCATTGTTAGTAGATTATGCTCCAGATGGGGAGACTTTTGAAATTGTTACAAGGGGATGGATAGATCCACAAAACCGCCATTCGATCTCTGAATCGCACTCCCTTGTACCAGGGAAAGAATATAAGTTTACTTGGGGGATGCAGCCCGATGATTATATCTTTGAAGAAGGTCATCAACTAGGTGTGGTGCTGCTTGCTTCCGACCATAACTATACGATTCGCCCGGAAGCGGGTACTAAGATTACAATTGATCCGAAGCGTAGTAAGGTCATCTTGCCAATAGTAGACGGAAACAAGGCTGTTACTTTCGAATAA
- the argF gene encoding ornithine carbamoyltransferase has product MNLTHQMISPTHSLKGRDISTWFDFSQSDVSSLLAQAQHLKESPHNNILSGKTLGMIFEKSSTRTRVSFEVGMIQMGGHALYLNTRDIQVGRGESISDTAKVLSGYVDAIMYRTTSHEKLQELAQHASIPVINGLCDRYHPCQALADIFTILELKGRLTGVKAVYIGDGNNVAHSFMILGAMMGLEIVIASPKGYEPDAEILAKAEQIALENKGSVVVEHDPMQAVKKADVVYTDVWASMGQEEEAEERLKAFEGFQVNQQMLGEAKADVHFLHCLPAHREEEVTTSVIDGPCSAVFQQAENRLHVQKAILQAVIG; this is encoded by the coding sequence ATGAACTTAACGCACCAAATGATCAGCCCCACACACTCACTGAAAGGGAGAGATATCAGCACCTGGTTCGATTTCTCCCAGTCTGATGTATCCAGCTTGCTGGCTCAAGCCCAACATCTAAAGGAAAGCCCTCATAACAATATTTTGTCAGGAAAAACACTAGGCATGATTTTTGAGAAGTCATCCACTCGAACTCGTGTCTCCTTTGAGGTGGGGATGATTCAGATGGGAGGGCATGCCCTCTATTTAAACACACGTGATATTCAAGTTGGCCGCGGTGAAAGCATTTCGGACACGGCAAAGGTGCTGTCAGGGTATGTGGATGCCATTATGTATCGCACGACGTCACATGAAAAGTTGCAGGAGCTTGCCCAACACGCTTCCATACCTGTTATTAATGGCCTGTGTGATCGATATCATCCCTGTCAGGCTCTTGCAGACATTTTCACCATCCTTGAGTTAAAAGGAAGACTGACGGGTGTCAAGGCTGTGTATATTGGAGATGGAAATAATGTGGCTCACTCCTTTATGATTCTTGGAGCGATGATGGGCTTGGAGATTGTGATCGCTTCTCCAAAAGGATATGAACCTGATGCGGAAATTCTGGCAAAAGCTGAGCAAATTGCATTAGAAAATAAAGGGTCTGTTGTTGTCGAACATGATCCCATGCAAGCCGTAAAAAAAGCTGATGTCGTTTATACGGACGTCTGGGCAAGCATGGGGCAAGAGGAAGAAGCGGAAGAACGTTTGAAAGCATTTGAGGGGTTCCAAGTTAATCAACAAATGCTTGGGGAAGCTAAAGCGGATGTTCATTTCTTGCATTGCCTACCAGCACACCGTGAAGAGGAAGTGACCACAAGCGTCATTGACGGACCTTGCTCGGCAGTATTTCAGCAAGCCGAAAATCGTTTACACGTACAAAAAGCCATCCTTCAGGCTGTGATCGGTTAA
- the mnmH gene encoding tRNA 2-selenouridine(34) synthase MnmH, which yields MFQDVTLNELSTLRNNGEITLIDVRSPSEYYDATIPGSLNIPVFNNDERAEVGTLYKQVSSEAAKERGLEIFSAKLPGFIKRFSQIDTEKAVFCWRGGMRSETAATVLDLMGIHVYRLQGGIRSYRQWVIQTLDQLEFKPRTYVLNGYTGSGKTTILRQLQKEGYPVLDLEKLANHRGSIFGQIGLEPNNQKKFESLLVQDLLRLQQSPYTLLEGESKRIGKAVLPDFLFNKKEQGTQLFIDLPLNERILNILDEYQPWDHQEQCIEAFRIIKKRIHTPIAKQIESHLENGEFYSAVQLLLEYYYDPLYDRTAEQYLDKITIQANNITEAIKGVKTIVHEIPVR from the coding sequence ATGTTTCAAGATGTCACTTTGAATGAATTATCTACTTTAAGAAACAATGGGGAGATTACCTTAATCGACGTCCGCTCCCCCTCAGAATATTACGATGCAACAATTCCCGGCAGCCTAAATATACCCGTATTTAATAACGATGAAAGAGCCGAAGTGGGGACACTGTATAAGCAAGTCAGCTCCGAGGCTGCAAAGGAGCGCGGGCTTGAAATTTTTTCTGCTAAGCTCCCCGGTTTTATTAAGAGGTTCAGTCAGATTGATACGGAGAAAGCTGTTTTCTGCTGGAGAGGCGGAATGCGTAGTGAGACTGCAGCCACTGTACTTGATTTAATGGGAATTCATGTATACCGATTACAAGGAGGTATCCGCAGTTATCGCCAGTGGGTCATTCAGACATTGGATCAGTTGGAATTCAAACCGCGGACTTATGTTCTTAACGGATATACGGGGTCTGGAAAAACTACTATCTTACGACAACTTCAAAAAGAAGGATATCCCGTTCTTGATTTAGAAAAATTGGCCAATCACAGAGGATCTATATTCGGGCAGATCGGACTTGAACCCAATAATCAAAAGAAATTTGAGTCACTTCTTGTGCAAGATCTGTTGCGTTTACAACAATCACCGTACACCCTTCTTGAAGGAGAGAGCAAGCGGATCGGCAAGGCCGTTCTGCCAGACTTTTTATTTAATAAAAAGGAGCAAGGCACCCAGCTCTTTATTGACTTGCCTTTGAACGAAAGGATACTGAACATTTTAGATGAGTATCAGCCATGGGATCACCAGGAGCAATGTATCGAAGCTTTTCGGATTATCAAAAAGCGAATCCATACACCGATTGCTAAACAAATTGAGAGTCACCTTGAAAATGGGGAGTTTTACTCAGCTGTTCAATTGCTGCTCGAGTATTATTATGACCCTCTCTATGATCGCACGGCTGAGCAATATTTGGACAAAATCACCATTCAAGCAAACAATATCACTGAAGCAATAAAAGGTGTTAAAACTATCGTGCATGAAATACCAGTAAGATAA
- a CDS encoding ABC transporter permease, which translates to MREEMINLTLWQLGAAYVFILILLAIVRWRKIPREKQILIATIRMTLQLLIVGYILMLLFDNPHPLLTILIVAIMVAFSVRNISSRVRGELGKPLKRAILISMVAGSVVSLLYFNFIVIQLSPWYDPQYFIPIAGMIIGNSMTGVTLGVQTLLDGMNDQRQKVEAALMLGASPQAATKKWVNRAFDSAILPTINKMVGMGIVFLPGMMTGQILAGASPFIAVEYQIAILLGIIGAVSLTVILFVNLAYKVFFNERSQLLHNAMNGKS; encoded by the coding sequence ATGAGAGAAGAAATGATCAACTTGACCCTCTGGCAGTTGGGAGCCGCTTATGTATTTATCCTTATTTTATTAGCAATTGTTCGCTGGCGTAAGATCCCAAGGGAAAAGCAGATTTTAATTGCAACGATACGAATGACACTGCAACTGCTCATCGTTGGTTATATTCTAATGCTATTGTTTGATAACCCTCACCCGTTACTTACAATTCTTATTGTTGCCATTATGGTGGCCTTCTCGGTACGGAATATTTCAAGCAGGGTACGAGGGGAACTGGGCAAACCGTTAAAGCGTGCGATATTGATCTCTATGGTTGCTGGGTCAGTAGTTAGCTTACTTTACTTCAACTTTATCGTGATCCAGCTTTCCCCATGGTATGACCCACAGTATTTTATTCCCATTGCCGGCATGATTATCGGCAATTCCATGACCGGGGTGACGCTTGGTGTACAAACCTTGCTTGATGGGATGAATGATCAGCGTCAGAAAGTGGAAGCAGCCTTAATGCTTGGTGCAAGTCCTCAGGCGGCCACTAAAAAATGGGTGAATCGTGCCTTTGACTCTGCGATTCTGCCGACAATTAATAAAATGGTCGGTATGGGGATTGTGTTTTTACCTGGTATGATGACAGGACAGATTTTGGCTGGAGCAAGTCCATTTATCGCTGTTGAATATCAAATTGCCATTTTGTTAGGTATTATTGGAGCCGTTTCCCTGACGGTCATTTTATTTGTTAATCTAGCTTATAAAGTATTTTTCAATGAACGGAGTCAATTGCTTCATAACGCGATGAATGGAAAAAGTTGA
- a CDS encoding SgcJ/EcaC family oxidoreductase: MDNTRIKEEVTDLYQKLIRAWNNRSAKGMADLYTETGEQIGFDGSLLAGPDEISTHLSEIFAQHPTPPFTSKVKEVRLLGEESAVLRAIVGMVPPGKSELNPELNAHQTLMAVKINHEWKVELFQNTPAQYHGRPDLAENMTEELKNTSN; the protein is encoded by the coding sequence TTGGATAACACTAGAATAAAAGAAGAAGTGACTGACCTTTATCAAAAGTTAATTCGTGCGTGGAATAATCGCAGTGCAAAAGGAATGGCTGACTTATATACAGAAACAGGGGAACAAATTGGATTTGATGGTAGTTTGTTAGCGGGACCCGACGAGATATCCACCCACCTTAGTGAAATTTTTGCCCAGCATCCTACTCCACCTTTTACTAGTAAAGTAAAGGAGGTTCGGCTATTAGGAGAGGAAAGTGCAGTACTGCGTGCTATCGTAGGGATGGTCCCACCTGGTAAATCAGAACTCAATCCAGAGCTTAACGCACATCAAACACTTATGGCAGTGAAAATAAATCATGAGTGGAAAGTGGAACTTTTTCAAAATACGCCTGCACAATATCATGGCAGGCCGGATTTAGCAGAAAATATGACAGAGGAATTAAAGAACACTTCAAATTAA
- a CDS encoding VOC family protein: protein MDKQLDHIGVAVRQLQESIDFYQNILGATMIDRYRSETPGVESEIAIMDINGARTELLCPTNNTTSPIARFIKQKGKGVHHVAYRVENLDEAIKFLKNDHIRVMEDTRRTNKHGRQLIYLNPADTEGTIIEFCDYPDEK, encoded by the coding sequence ATGGATAAACAATTAGACCATATCGGCGTTGCGGTTCGACAACTTCAGGAAAGCATAGATTTTTATCAAAATATATTAGGGGCTACGATGATCGACCGATACCGCAGTGAGACACCGGGTGTTGAAAGCGAGATTGCGATAATGGATATAAACGGGGCTCGAACTGAATTGTTGTGTCCTACGAACAACACCACCTCCCCGATTGCCCGTTTCATCAAGCAAAAAGGAAAAGGTGTTCACCACGTGGCCTACCGGGTTGAAAACCTTGATGAGGCCATAAAGTTCCTGAAAAATGATCACATTCGGGTAATGGAGGACACGAGAAGGACGAATAAACATGGACGGCAGCTGATATATTTAAATCCTGCCGATACGGAAGGAACCATCATCGAATTTTGTGATTATCCTGATGAAAAATAA